The following are encoded in a window of Bdellovibrionales bacterium genomic DNA:
- the rplK gene encoding 50S ribosomal protein L11 → MAKKVTGMIKLQIPAGKANPAPPVGPALGQHGVNIMEFCKQFNARTQALGDSIIPIIITVYQDRSFTFITKTPPVSSLIKKALKLESGSKMPQKDKVGKIKNDQVKQIATTKLPDLNCLKVESAMSQVIGTAKSMGIELAD, encoded by the coding sequence ATGGCAAAAAAAGTTACAGGAATGATCAAGCTGCAGATACCGGCAGGGAAAGCTAATCCAGCTCCTCCCGTTGGACCGGCGCTCGGACAGCATGGGGTAAACATCATGGAATTCTGTAAGCAGTTCAATGCTCGTACACAAGCATTGGGTGATAGCATCATCCCTATCATCATTACAGTTTACCAAGACAGATCGTTTACCTTCATCACAAAAACACCTCCGGTGTCTTCTCTGATTAAGAAAGCATTGAAATTGGAATCAGGTTCCAAAATGCCTCAGAAAGATAAAGTTGGAAAAATTAAAAACGATCAAGTTAAGCAAATCGCGACTACTAAGTTGCCAGATTTGAACTGCTTGAAAGTAGAGTCCGCTATGTCGCAAGTCATTGGTACTGCGAAAAGCATGGGCATTGAGCTTGCGGACTAA
- a CDS encoding 50S ribosomal protein L1, with the protein MANKRFKAAAKKVDSTKKYTVDEAFKMVVENATAKFDETIDVALRLGIDPKQSDQQVRGAIALPHGLGKTVKVVVFAKGPKEAEAKNAGADFVGADDLVAKIQGGWLDFDKCIATPDMMATVSKVAKILGPRGLMPNPKVGTVTMAVGEAVTAEKKGKLDFRVDKAGIVHAGIGKKSMGDAKLRDNFLTLMGAILKAKPASSKGIYLQSIAVSSTMGPGMKLDTNQAASIATSV; encoded by the coding sequence ATGGCAAATAAAAGATTCAAAGCAGCTGCTAAAAAAGTTGATTCTACAAAAAAATACACTGTAGACGAAGCGTTCAAAATGGTTGTTGAAAATGCGACAGCAAAATTCGACGAAACTATCGACGTAGCTCTTCGCCTTGGTATTGATCCAAAACAATCTGACCAGCAAGTTCGTGGCGCGATTGCGCTTCCTCATGGTCTTGGAAAAACCGTTAAGGTTGTTGTTTTCGCAAAAGGTCCTAAAGAGGCTGAAGCGAAAAACGCAGGCGCAGACTTCGTGGGCGCTGACGACCTCGTGGCTAAAATCCAAGGCGGTTGGTTGGACTTCGACAAATGTATTGCTACACCGGATATGATGGCGACTGTTTCTAAAGTTGCTAAGATCCTTGGCCCTCGTGGTTTGATGCCAAATCCAAAAGTTGGCACTGTTACTATGGCTGTTGGTGAAGCAGTAACTGCCGAGAAGAAGGGTAAATTGGATTTCCGTGTTGATAAGGCGGGTATTGTTCACGCTGGTATCGGCAAGAAATCTATGGGCGATGCTAAACTTCGCGATAACTTCCTCACTTTGATGGGAGCTATCTTGAAGGCAAAACCTGCTTCTTCAAAAGGTATCTATCTTCAATCTATTGCTGTGTCCTCTACAATGGGCCCAGGCATGAAATTGGATACGAACCAAGCGGCTAGCATTGCAACTAGCGTTTAA
- a CDS encoding 50S ribosomal protein L10, protein MITRADKEQEIKLLTDKLAKSKGAFVVDFKGMKVEQVTSLRKKLHTSESEMKVVRNTLAKRALKDHPAVEKALTTSLKGTNAIVFSYGEVNATAKVLADFAKDVEVLQIKTGVMDGEGMDAAKINFLATLPGKDQLRAQFLATLNAPAAKLARCINEYVKKLGGEDASAAAAPQA, encoded by the coding sequence ATGATCACTCGTGCTGATAAAGAACAAGAGATTAAGCTTTTGACTGACAAACTTGCCAAGTCAAAAGGGGCCTTCGTCGTAGATTTCAAAGGTATGAAAGTGGAGCAGGTTACTTCTCTCCGTAAAAAACTTCATACTTCTGAATCTGAGATGAAGGTTGTTCGTAATACTCTTGCGAAAAGAGCGCTAAAAGATCACCCGGCCGTAGAGAAAGCTTTGACGACTTCCCTTAAAGGAACCAATGCAATTGTGTTCTCTTATGGTGAGGTTAATGCCACTGCTAAAGTTTTGGCAGACTTCGCGAAAGACGTTGAAGTTTTGCAAATCAAAACTGGTGTAATGGACGGCGAAGGAATGGACGCTGCGAAGATTAATTTCTTGGCGACTCTTCCTGGTAAAGATCAGCTTCGTGCACAATTCTTGGCTACTCTTAATGCGCCAGCGGCAAAACTTGCTCGTTGCATTAACGAATACGTTAAGAAATTGGGCGGCGAAGATGCTTCTGCTGCAGCGGCTCCACAAGCTTAA
- the rplL gene encoding 50S ribosomal protein L7/L12: MTNDQLIDALSTKTVLELAELVKMLEEKWGVSAAAPVMMAGGGGAAAAVEEKTAFDVILVDAGANKINVIKEVRGLTGLGLAEAKALVEAGGKAVKEGATKEDAEKIKKALEAAGAKVQVK; encoded by the coding sequence TTGACTAATGATCAATTGATCGACGCATTGTCGACTAAAACTGTTCTTGAACTTGCTGAACTTGTTAAAATGTTGGAAGAAAAATGGGGCGTTTCTGCTGCTGCTCCTGTAATGATGGCTGGTGGCGGCGGTGCTGCTGCAGCTGTTGAAGAAAAAACTGCTTTCGACGTTATCCTTGTTGACGCGGGCGCTAACAAAATCAACGTTATTAAAGAAGTTCGTGGCTTGACTGGTTTGGGCCTTGCTGAAGCTAAAGCACTTGTTGAAGCTGGCGGCAAAGCTGTTAAAGAAGGCGCGACTAAAGAAGACGCTGAGAAAATCAAAAAGGCTCTTGAAGCAGCCGGCGCGAAAGTTCAAGTTAAGTAA
- the rpoC gene encoding DNA-directed RNA polymerase subunit beta', with amino-acid sequence MRDLLNFFDKPKDPLSFDAVRVSLASPEMIRDWSFGEVKKPETINYRTFKPERDGLFCAKIFGPIKDYECLCGKYKRMKYRGVICEKCGVEVTQTKVRRERLGHIELATPVAHIWFLRSLPSRIGNLLNLSLKDVEKVLYCEAYVVIDPMETTLEEGTVLSEEAYQGALNEFGPTFKAGMGGEAVRELLRKIDPEYLSRKLRMEIKETKSEAQIKKLSKRLKVVEAFKNSINKTEWMMLEALPVLPPDLRPLVPLDGGRFATSDLNDLYRRVINRNNRLKRLQELNAPDIIIRNEKRMLQEAVDALLDNGRRGKTFTGPNKRPLRSLSDMLKGKQGRFRQNLLGKRVDYSGRSVIVVGPTLKLHQCGLPKAMALELFKPFVYNKLEEKGFATTIKQAKKIVDQQAVEVWDILSDVVKEHPVLLNRAPTLHRLGIQAFEPVLHEGKAIQLHPLVCTAFNADFDGDQMAVHVPLSVEAQVEARVLMMSTNNILSPASGKPIINPSQDIILGMYWLTRVRPGAKGTGKIFSSVSEAQYAYETGLVDLQALCKVRINGKLEETSVGRAILSDSVPREVPFNEVNLVMNKKQIAALIDKTFRVAGAKATCILADKIMELGFKYSTAAGMSICIDDMVIPAAKATLIADAEKQVTEIQQQYDEGLITDGERYNKVVDIWAQTADRVAKEGMNAIEKQKFVIDGKETVGPSFNPIYIMADSGARGSANQIRQLGGMRGLMAKPSGEIIETPITANFREGLTVIQYFISTHGARKGLADTALKTANSGYLTRRLVDVAQDVVVSETDCGTTDGLEVTPLYEAGEIIQPIGERLLGRTALKEVLDPYTNNVVIPANHEFTESDVKKVEALGIDKVTIRSALTCQSNRGVCIRCYGRDLARGATVNMGETVGIIAAQSIGEPGTQLTMRTFHLGGAASRAVEQSVHTTRYDGTIKLTNVHAVPNRQGKLTVMNRNGEALVIDEAGRERERFKLVYGAVLNFKEGEKVVKGATVAEWDPYSNPIIAELSGKIAYQDIEEGATMTEQVDAVTGFATKVITESKSSDVKPTVFLTDANGKPMTLPGRDIPARYLIPVGAQLLVADGQEVHSGDMIAKMHRETSKTKDITGGLPRVAELFEARKPKEAAIISEIDGYVTFGKDVKGKQRVIVTPEVGEQKEYLIPKGKHVAVREGEYVRAGEALMDGPTNPHDILAVLGEKALSAYLVNEIQEVYRLQGVGINDKHIEVIVRQMLRKVEVRDPGDTRFLAGEQVEKYAFEQETTRVTNEGGQTATYAPLLLGITKVSLSTDSWISAASFQETTKVLTEAAINSRTDHLRGLKENIIMGRLIPAGTGLTSYKRWKVVVKEDEDVPFVSLPGMSATATP; translated from the coding sequence TTGAGAGACTTGTTGAACTTTTTTGACAAACCAAAAGATCCACTTAGTTTTGACGCCGTCAGAGTATCTCTGGCGTCGCCTGAAATGATCCGTGACTGGTCATTTGGTGAAGTAAAAAAACCTGAGACAATCAACTATCGTACTTTCAAACCTGAGCGTGACGGTTTGTTCTGTGCAAAAATCTTCGGTCCTATTAAGGATTACGAATGCTTGTGCGGTAAGTACAAACGTATGAAATATCGTGGAGTGATCTGCGAGAAGTGCGGCGTTGAAGTTACACAAACAAAAGTTCGTCGTGAAAGACTTGGACATATCGAGTTGGCAACTCCTGTTGCTCACATCTGGTTCTTGCGTTCACTTCCTTCTCGTATCGGTAACTTGCTCAACCTTTCTTTGAAAGACGTTGAGAAGGTTTTGTACTGTGAAGCTTATGTTGTTATCGACCCAATGGAAACCACTCTTGAAGAAGGCACGGTTCTTTCAGAAGAAGCTTACCAAGGCGCTCTGAACGAATTCGGTCCTACTTTCAAAGCGGGCATGGGCGGTGAAGCTGTTCGTGAGCTTTTGAGAAAAATCGATCCTGAGTACTTGTCTCGTAAACTCCGCATGGAGATCAAAGAGACTAAGTCTGAGGCTCAAATCAAAAAATTGTCTAAACGTTTGAAAGTCGTAGAGGCTTTCAAAAATTCCATCAATAAAACTGAATGGATGATGTTGGAAGCGCTTCCGGTTCTTCCTCCTGATCTTCGTCCATTGGTTCCATTGGATGGCGGTCGTTTCGCGACTTCAGATCTGAATGATCTTTATCGCCGCGTAATCAACCGTAACAACCGTTTGAAACGTCTTCAGGAGTTGAACGCTCCAGACATCATCATCCGCAATGAAAAACGCATGCTTCAAGAAGCTGTGGATGCATTGTTGGACAATGGCCGTCGCGGTAAGACTTTCACGGGTCCAAATAAACGTCCTCTTCGCTCACTTTCTGACATGCTCAAAGGTAAGCAAGGTCGTTTCCGTCAAAATCTTCTTGGTAAGCGCGTAGACTACTCTGGTCGTTCTGTGATCGTAGTAGGTCCTACTTTGAAGCTTCACCAATGTGGTCTTCCTAAGGCCATGGCTCTCGAGTTGTTCAAACCATTCGTTTACAACAAGCTCGAAGAAAAAGGTTTTGCGACAACTATTAAGCAAGCTAAGAAAATCGTAGACCAGCAAGCCGTTGAGGTCTGGGATATCCTTTCTGACGTGGTTAAAGAACATCCAGTTCTTTTGAATCGCGCTCCAACTCTTCACAGACTTGGTATCCAAGCTTTCGAACCGGTATTGCACGAAGGTAAAGCGATCCAATTGCATCCGCTCGTTTGTACGGCGTTCAATGCCGACTTCGACGGTGACCAAATGGCCGTTCACGTTCCGTTGTCAGTAGAAGCGCAAGTAGAAGCTCGCGTTTTGATGATGTCTACGAACAATATCCTTTCTCCAGCGTCTGGTAAGCCGATCATCAATCCATCTCAAGATATTATCTTGGGTATGTATTGGTTGACTCGTGTCCGTCCTGGCGCGAAGGGCACTGGCAAAATCTTCTCTAGCGTTTCTGAAGCTCAATACGCTTACGAAACTGGCTTGGTAGATTTGCAAGCTCTTTGTAAAGTTCGTATCAACGGTAAGCTCGAAGAGACTTCTGTTGGTCGTGCGATCTTGTCTGACTCTGTTCCTCGCGAAGTTCCTTTCAACGAAGTGAACTTGGTAATGAACAAGAAGCAAATCGCTGCCTTGATCGATAAAACATTCCGTGTTGCCGGCGCGAAAGCGACTTGCATCCTCGCGGATAAGATCATGGAACTCGGTTTCAAATATTCTACAGCGGCAGGTATGTCGATCTGTATCGATGACATGGTTATCCCAGCTGCGAAGGCGACTTTGATCGCCGATGCTGAAAAGCAAGTAACTGAGATCCAGCAACAGTACGACGAAGGTTTGATCACAGATGGTGAGCGCTACAATAAAGTAGTGGATATCTGGGCGCAAACCGCAGACCGCGTTGCTAAAGAAGGTATGAATGCGATCGAGAAACAAAAATTTGTTATCGATGGCAAAGAGACCGTTGGTCCATCATTCAACCCGATCTACATCATGGCTGACTCCGGAGCCCGTGGTTCCGCGAATCAGATCCGTCAGTTGGGTGGTATGCGTGGTTTGATGGCGAAACCTTCTGGTGAGATCATCGAGACTCCGATCACGGCTAACTTCCGTGAAGGTTTGACAGTTATCCAGTACTTCATTTCTACGCATGGTGCGCGTAAAGGTTTGGCCGATACCGCATTGAAAACAGCGAACTCTGGTTACTTGACTCGTCGTTTGGTTGACGTTGCTCAAGACGTTGTTGTCAGCGAGACAGATTGCGGTACGACAGACGGTTTGGAAGTTACACCGCTTTACGAAGCCGGTGAAATCATCCAGCCGATCGGTGAGCGTCTCTTGGGTCGTACAGCTTTGAAAGAAGTTTTGGATCCATACACTAATAACGTAGTTATCCCTGCGAACCATGAGTTCACAGAAAGCGACGTTAAAAAAGTAGAAGCTCTCGGTATCGATAAAGTAACGATCCGTTCTGCTCTGACTTGCCAATCGAACCGCGGCGTTTGTATCCGTTGCTACGGCCGTGACTTGGCTCGTGGTGCGACTGTGAACATGGGTGAAACTGTAGGTATCATCGCAGCTCAATCTATCGGTGAGCCTGGTACTCAGTTGACGATGAGAACGTTCCACTTGGGTGGTGCGGCTTCTCGTGCGGTTGAACAATCTGTTCACACGACTCGTTATGATGGAACTATTAAGTTAACAAACGTTCACGCTGTGCCTAATCGTCAAGGCAAACTCACTGTTATGAATCGTAACGGTGAAGCTTTGGTGATCGATGAAGCTGGCCGTGAAAGAGAAAGATTTAAGCTTGTTTATGGTGCCGTCCTGAACTTCAAGGAAGGTGAAAAGGTTGTAAAAGGAGCTACCGTTGCAGAATGGGATCCTTACTCCAACCCAATCATCGCCGAGTTGTCTGGTAAGATCGCTTACCAAGATATCGAAGAAGGCGCGACCATGACTGAGCAAGTGGATGCTGTAACAGGCTTCGCGACGAAGGTTATTACTGAAAGTAAATCTTCTGATGTGAAACCAACAGTATTCTTGACTGATGCTAATGGTAAACCAATGACATTGCCAGGTCGTGATATTCCTGCCCGTTATCTGATCCCTGTTGGGGCTCAGCTACTCGTTGCTGACGGACAAGAAGTTCACTCTGGTGATATGATCGCGAAAATGCATCGTGAGACTTCTAAAACGAAGGATATCACGGGCGGTCTTCCACGCGTTGCCGAGTTGTTTGAAGCTCGTAAACCTAAAGAAGCTGCAATCATTTCCGAGATCGATGGTTACGTTACTTTCGGTAAGGACGTTAAAGGTAAACAGCGCGTAATCGTGACTCCTGAAGTGGGTGAGCAAAAAGAATACCTCATCCCTAAAGGTAAGCACGTTGCCGTTCGTGAAGGTGAATACGTAAGAGCCGGTGAGGCCCTTATGGATGGACCTACAAACCCACACGATATCTTGGCGGTTCTTGGCGAAAAAGCGTTGTCTGCATACCTTGTGAACGAAATCCAAGAAGTTTACAGACTTCAAGGTGTGGGTATCAATGACAAGCACATCGAAGTGATTGTTCGTCAGATGCTCCGTAAGGTAGAGGTTCGTGATCCAGGTGATACACGTTTCCTCGCAGGCGAACAGGTTGAGAAATATGCCTTTGAGCAAGAGACAACTCGCGTGACAAACGAGGGTGGTCAAACAGCGACTTATGCGCCATTGCTCCTCGGTATTACAAAAGTGTCTTTGAGCACTGACAGCTGGATTTCTGCTGCTTCCTTCCAAGAAACTACTAAGGTTCTTACTGAAGCTGCAATCAACTCCAGAACAGATCATCTCAGAGGCCTCAAAGAGAACATCATCATGGGTCGCTTGATCCCAGCCGGTACCGGTTTGACTTCTTACAAACGCTGGAAAGTGGTTGTGAAGGAAGATGAAGACGTTCCATTTGTATCTCTCCCTGGTATGTCCGCTACAGCGACGCCGTAA
- a CDS encoding 30S ribosomal protein S12, whose protein sequence is MPTINQLIKSERIVQKNQTKSPALTSCPQRRGVCTRVYTTTPKKPNSALRKVARVRLSNGYEVTSYIPGIGHNLQEHSVVLIRGGRVKDLPGVRYHIIRGVLDLQGVNGRLRGRSKYGTKRPKK, encoded by the coding sequence GTGCCTACAATTAATCAGCTCATCAAAAGTGAGCGTATTGTTCAAAAAAACCAAACTAAGTCACCTGCTTTGACTTCTTGTCCTCAGCGCCGCGGTGTTTGCACTCGCGTGTACACGACGACTCCAAAGAAGCCAAACTCAGCTTTGCGTAAAGTAGCCCGTGTTAGATTGTCTAACGGTTACGAAGTGACTTCTTACATTCCTGGAATCGGTCATAACCTCCAAGAACATAGCGTTGTCTTGATTCGTGGTGGTCGTGTGAAAGACTTGCCAGGGGTTCGTTACCACATTATTCGCGGTGTATTGGATCTTCAAGGTGTTAACGGACGTCTTCGTGGACGCTCTAAATACGGCACTAAGAGACCTAAGAAATAG
- the rpsG gene encoding 30S ribosomal protein S7, with protein MSRRKKTFKREIIPDPVFKDLVVAKFVNKMMIQGKKGTAQALFYGALDELKGKVPNEEPISILKKAIENVKPSIEVRSRRVGGATYQVPVDVRPSRRLALAMRWLIAYSRERGEKDFSKRLAGELMDAFNNRGNSIKKKDDVHRMAEANKAFSHYNW; from the coding sequence ATGTCACGTCGTAAAAAGACCTTTAAAAGAGAAATTATTCCAGATCCAGTTTTCAAAGATCTCGTTGTTGCGAAATTCGTTAACAAAATGATGATCCAAGGTAAAAAAGGTACTGCTCAAGCACTTTTCTACGGAGCTCTTGATGAACTCAAAGGAAAAGTACCAAATGAAGAACCTATTTCTATCTTGAAAAAAGCTATCGAGAACGTGAAGCCTTCTATCGAAGTTCGTTCACGTCGCGTTGGTGGAGCTACTTACCAAGTTCCTGTAGACGTTCGTCCTTCTCGTCGCCTTGCTTTGGCGATGCGTTGGTTGATCGCTTACTCTCGTGAGCGCGGTGAGAAAGACTTCTCTAAGCGTCTTGCTGGTGAATTGATGGATGCTTTCAACAATCGTGGTAACTCCATTAAGAAAAAAGATGACGTCCACAGAATGGCTGAAGCCAACAAGGCGTTCTCTCACTACAATTGGTAA
- the fusA gene encoding elongation factor G produces MSAKDPKVVADLKYTRNIGIMAHIDAGKTTTTERILYYTGKSHKIGEVHDGAATMDWMVQEQERGITITSAATMCFWKDYRVNIIDTPGHVDFTIEVERSLRVLDGAVTVFDGVNGVEPQSETVWRQADKYHVPRICFVNKMDRVGADFVMSLNSIKEKLGANPIAVQVPVGIEDTFRGVVDLLENKAYVWDTGGKDEAFKTIDVPDDMKAEVDKYRVEVVEKIVEFEDALLEKYLNGEEVSVPELKQALRKGTLALKAVPVFCGAAFKNKGVQPLLDGVIDYLPSPLDIPAIEGHDPEKPDKKIVCKTDFEAHTAALAFKLANDPFAGTLTYVRVYSGEIKIGDQLLNPRTEKKERIQKLVKLHANSREEIQSIKAGDIGAVVGLKFTATGDTLCESSHPVVLESITFPEPVISVAIEAKSSADQEKMLQGLAKLEKEDPSCKLRTDPETGQILLSGMGELHLEILVDRLLREYKVQANVGKPQVSYRETITSATTVDYVYERQLGGEEHFASVRLKIEPIPLADGVQFVSKVQPSSLIQPGYIKSVENGFKESAEVGPLASYSMIGIKGTLESVEARQESSNEIAFKAAASLAFREAVKKVGTELLEPIFKVEITCPDDFVGNVVGDLNSRRGKILSMNVKPGGGQIISAEAPLASLFGYATDIRSLSQGRASFSSEFLAYAIVPPKVKTEILTKLGRF; encoded by the coding sequence ATGTCAGCGAAAGATCCCAAAGTTGTAGCTGATTTAAAGTATACTCGTAATATCGGCATCATGGCTCACATCGATGCCGGTAAAACGACCACCACCGAACGAATTCTCTACTACACAGGTAAAAGTCATAAAATCGGAGAAGTTCATGATGGCGCTGCCACCATGGACTGGATGGTTCAGGAGCAAGAGCGTGGTATCACGATCACTTCTGCAGCCACGATGTGCTTTTGGAAGGACTATCGAGTTAATATCATCGATACTCCGGGGCACGTAGATTTCACTATCGAAGTGGAGCGTTCTTTGCGCGTCCTCGATGGTGCCGTGACTGTATTTGATGGTGTGAATGGGGTTGAGCCACAGTCTGAAACTGTTTGGCGCCAAGCTGATAAATACCATGTTCCTCGTATTTGCTTCGTAAATAAAATGGACCGCGTAGGTGCTGACTTTGTGATGAGTTTGAACTCAATCAAGGAAAAGCTCGGCGCAAATCCTATTGCCGTGCAAGTCCCAGTGGGAATCGAAGATACCTTCCGTGGTGTCGTCGATCTTCTCGAAAATAAAGCCTATGTCTGGGATACCGGCGGTAAAGACGAAGCCTTCAAAACAATCGATGTTCCTGATGACATGAAAGCGGAGGTAGATAAATACCGCGTAGAAGTTGTCGAGAAAATCGTTGAATTCGAAGATGCCCTTTTGGAAAAATATCTCAATGGGGAAGAAGTCTCTGTTCCTGAATTAAAACAAGCTCTCAGAAAAGGAACTCTTGCTTTGAAAGCAGTTCCTGTATTCTGTGGTGCTGCCTTCAAGAATAAAGGCGTTCAGCCTTTGTTAGACGGCGTGATTGATTATCTCCCATCTCCTCTGGATATTCCTGCGATTGAGGGGCATGACCCTGAGAAACCAGACAAAAAAATCGTTTGTAAAACTGATTTTGAAGCGCACACAGCGGCTCTTGCATTTAAGCTTGCGAACGATCCATTTGCCGGCACTCTCACATACGTGCGTGTGTACTCGGGCGAAATCAAGATCGGTGATCAGCTTTTGAATCCTCGTACTGAAAAGAAAGAACGTATTCAAAAGCTTGTTAAGCTTCATGCAAACTCTCGCGAAGAAATTCAATCCATCAAGGCCGGTGATATTGGTGCGGTCGTTGGTTTGAAATTCACTGCGACAGGTGACACTCTTTGTGAATCTTCTCATCCTGTGGTTTTGGAGTCTATCACGTTCCCTGAGCCAGTTATTTCCGTAGCTATCGAAGCCAAATCTTCGGCTGATCAGGAAAAGATGCTTCAGGGCTTAGCCAAACTTGAGAAAGAAGATCCTTCTTGTAAACTTAGAACAGATCCGGAAACAGGGCAGATTCTGTTGTCCGGTATGGGTGAGCTGCATTTGGAAATCCTCGTTGACCGCCTTTTGCGTGAATACAAAGTTCAGGCGAACGTGGGTAAACCGCAGGTCTCCTACCGTGAAACTATTACATCGGCGACGACCGTCGATTATGTTTACGAACGCCAATTAGGAGGGGAGGAGCATTTTGCTTCTGTCCGCCTTAAAATCGAGCCAATTCCATTGGCTGACGGCGTTCAGTTCGTCTCAAAGGTTCAGCCGTCTTCATTGATCCAGCCAGGCTATATCAAGTCTGTGGAAAATGGCTTTAAGGAGTCCGCAGAAGTGGGTCCTCTGGCGAGCTACTCAATGATCGGCATCAAAGGCACCCTTGAAAGCGTCGAGGCTCGTCAGGAGTCCTCAAATGAAATCGCCTTCAAGGCTGCAGCCTCCCTGGCTTTCCGTGAGGCCGTTAAAAAGGTGGGGACAGAGCTTTTGGAGCCTATCTTTAAAGTGGAAATTACATGCCCTGACGATTTCGTGGGCAATGTTGTTGGAGATTTAAACTCTCGTCGTGGAAAGATTCTTTCTATGAATGTAAAGCCCGGCGGGGGGCAAATCATTTCGGCCGAGGCGCCGCTTGCGAGTCTATTCGGTTATGCAACCGATATTCGCAGCTTAAGCCAGGGCCGTGCGAGCTTCAGTTCTGAGTTTTTGGCGTACGCAATCGTGCCTCCAAAAGTGAAGACTGAAATTTTGACAAAGCTAGGTCGATTTTAA
- the rpsJ gene encoding 30S ribosomal protein S10, producing MQSQKIRIRLKAFDHKLLDQSTKEIVETARRTGAKVAGPIPLPTRINRYTVLRSPHVDKKSREQFEVRTHKRMLDILEPTQQTVDQLMKLDLSAGVDVEIKLSAI from the coding sequence ATGCAAAGTCAGAAAATCAGAATTCGGTTGAAGGCTTTCGACCATAAACTTTTAGACCAATCTACGAAAGAAATCGTAGAGACGGCTCGCCGTACTGGTGCAAAAGTTGCTGGTCCAATTCCCTTGCCAACTCGCATTAACCGTTATACAGTCCTGCGCTCGCCGCACGTTGACAAAAAATCACGTGAGCAATTTGAAGTAAGAACGCATAAGCGCATGCTGGATATTTTAGAACCAACACAGCAAACTGTCGATCAGCTCATGAAACTCGACCTCTCTGCTGGCGTAGATGTTGAAATTAAACTGTCAGCGATCTGA
- the rplC gene encoding 50S ribosomal protein L3 has product MSEATNTTENTTSAAGLKLNGLFAFKEGMSTIFNDQGEAVPVTVLRYEPWVISQIKTNDKDGYEAVQVACHPKKAKNSNKSEKGHLAKAGFENGAQFVKELRQALPEGAALGAQVSIESLSKGDFVKITSKSKGKGFAGSVKRWNFAGGPATHGSHFHRRPGSSGNRTWPGRVMPGKKFPGHLGNETVTVRNVEVVEINTTENVVLVKGPVPGARNTLVKLVRE; this is encoded by the coding sequence GTGAGCGAAGCTACAAATACAACAGAAAACACTACCTCTGCGGCAGGACTGAAACTTAACGGTCTTTTCGCGTTCAAAGAAGGTATGTCTACAATTTTCAATGACCAAGGTGAAGCTGTTCCAGTAACAGTTCTTCGTTATGAACCTTGGGTTATTTCTCAAATCAAAACAAATGACAAAGACGGTTACGAAGCTGTTCAGGTTGCTTGCCACCCTAAAAAAGCTAAGAACTCAAACAAGTCTGAAAAAGGTCATTTGGCTAAAGCTGGTTTCGAGAACGGTGCTCAATTCGTAAAAGAACTTCGTCAAGCTCTCCCTGAGGGTGCAGCTCTTGGCGCGCAAGTTTCTATCGAAAGTCTTTCTAAAGGTGATTTCGTAAAAATCACTTCTAAATCAAAAGGTAAAGGTTTCGCTGGTTCTGTGAAACGTTGGAATTTTGCGGGCGGTCCTGCAACCCACGGTTCCCACTTCCACCGTCGTCCGGGTTCTTCTGGTAACAGAACATGGCCAGGCCGTGTAATGCCAGGTAAGAAGTTCCCAGGTCATTTGGGTAACGAAACAGTAACTGTAAGAAACGTTGAAGTTGTTGAAATCAACACTACTGAAAACGTTGTTTTGGTAAAAGGACCAGTTCCTGGCGCCAGAAACACTCTAGTGAAATTGGTGAGAGAATAG